Genomic DNA from Filimonas effusa:
CCGTTTATAAGCCGCCTTAAACCCGCACTCACACTGCCACCAAAAACAACCCGTACTTGTTACTTCCCGGTAATTTTCGCAGCAAGCCCGGCCATATCCAGCCCGTCATAATTGCCGCTGCTCATAAGTAAAAGGCTGGCATGCGCATAGTCCTGCGCCTGCAGCCACTCCCACAACTGGGCCTTATCATGAAACACCTTTAAACCCGGCTTGGCAAATCCTTCTACCACTTTATTTTCCGGTAGATCCGGCATCCGCTTGATTTCCAATGCATGTTTCGAATAAAAGACAACCCCGTGATCGGCTTGATCCATAGCTCCTTTGTATTCGCTCATAAAGGCTTCATTGAGGCTGCTGTAAGTATGTAACTCAAGAACAGCAAATAACGTACGTTGGGGATACTGCTGTTTTACCGCCTCTATAGTGGCCTTTACCTTGCTGGGAGCATGCGCAAAATCACGGTATATATTTACCGACGGCCCGCTGCCAAGCAGCTCAAGTCTTTTCGCAGCCCCCGTAAAATTGCTGATAGCCGCTACAAACTGCTCAGGATCAACACCTAACTCCTTACAGGCATACCAAGCAGCATGTAAGTTCAACAGGTTATGATCACCAAAAACTTTAAGCGCCGCAGTAGCGCCTTCAATAGTCACCTCCGTAACGCCTTCCTCAATTTTATGTTGAGGTACGCCATAAGGCTGGTAACGGATATCACTCCTCCGATGCGATTCCACCAACGCCTTCAATTGCGTATCTGATTCATTATAAATCAGAATACCGCCTTTTTCTATTTTATCGATGTAAATACGGAACTGCTCAAGATAAATTTCAAATGTGGGAAACACATTGATATGATCCCAGGCGATACCCGTAATAATAGCAATATGAGGAAACAGGAAATGAAATTTGGGGCGTTTTTCCAACACACTGGCCGGATATTCATCTCCTTCACAAACAATAACCGGCGCCTCGGTAACCTTCACACTCTGGTCAAATCCCTCCAAACGCGCACCTACCAGGTAATCGAACTGCAGCTCACGCTGGCGTAGTACATGCATGATCATACTCGTGGTAGTGGTTTTACCATGACTGCCTCCCACCACTACCCTCGTCTTGGTGATGCTTTCCTGGTAAATATATTCGGGAAAAGAATAAATCTTCAGCCCTAACGAACTGGCTTTCAATAACTCAGGATTATCAGCCTTGGCATGCATACCAAGGATCACCGCATCCAGGTCCGCTGTGATCATATCCGGGTTCCATCCCATTGAAGCCGGTAATAAACCATTATCGATCAGGTTGGTACGCGCAGGCTCAAAGATTTCATCATCAGTTCCCGTTACCTGGTATCCTTTATTTTTAAGTGCAATGGCCAGTTGATGCATCACACTGCCTCCTATGGAGATAAAATGAACTTTCACCGTAAAATATTTTT
This window encodes:
- a CDS encoding UDP-N-acetylmuramate--L-alanine ligase, producing MKVHFISIGGSVMHQLAIALKNKGYQVTGTDDEIFEPARTNLIDNGLLPASMGWNPDMITADLDAVILGMHAKADNPELLKASSLGLKIYSFPEYIYQESITKTRVVVGGSHGKTTTTSMIMHVLRQRELQFDYLVGARLEGFDQSVKVTEAPVIVCEGDEYPASVLEKRPKFHFLFPHIAIITGIAWDHINVFPTFEIYLEQFRIYIDKIEKGGILIYNESDTQLKALVESHRRSDIRYQPYGVPQHKIEEGVTEVTIEGATAALKVFGDHNLLNLHAAWYACKELGVDPEQFVAAISNFTGAAKRLELLGSGPSVNIYRDFAHAPSKVKATIEAVKQQYPQRTLFAVLELHTYSSLNEAFMSEYKGAMDQADHGVVFYSKHALEIKRMPDLPENKVVEGFAKPGLKVFHDKAQLWEWLQAQDYAHASLLLMSSGNYDGLDMAGLAAKITGK